A region of the Scatophagus argus isolate fScaArg1 chromosome 14, fScaArg1.pri, whole genome shotgun sequence genome:
gaaaatgtctttctaCGTCAGGGTCAGCACATAGCTGTCCACGTGTACTGTACATGACAAGAGGAACTGGGCTGTGgaaaaaccaaattaaaaaaattcaattcCATGGTTCAAATAGATTGCCTTTCCTCTTCTTGATAAAGTTTTGTAGGTGCAGCCTGATTCTGGCTTGAATTAGCACCAGTTCAGAAATCACATGATGTGACTGTGACAAACCAAACTTGTTGAAGCAGTCTGGATCTGACAATGAGGCAAGTAAACACACCAGAGGGACGTCATTGACAGTCTCTATGGATACCAACCCGATGACTTGAGATTACATCACTTTTGACAAAACCTCTTTATAACAGTGGAGGCAAAGGGCTGAAGTCTTCTGGCAGAAGGGTGGCTGCTGGGCATTTGGTTgctgcagcaaaataaaagaaaataaaaggtaGTATTAAAATGTTACAATTATTTAGCtatttaaaatttcaattttatCTTCAGTTTTAGAGATCTGCTATCTTTTATAAACTACCTTCTGagctctccctcctctttttgcATGTGCAGAAAATTTAACTGCTCACTGATGTCTTACTGTAGAAAGACCTTTGACATGTGGCAAATCagcttttgcttgttttgttgcagGTGATGGAAAACtacacattcaacagctttaCCCTCCAGCTGGAGGGATTAAAGATCACTGAAGTTTCCATGTAtcccatctttctctttttctttgtctcctaCCTGATTATTATATTAGCCAATGTAGGCATTGTAGTCCTAGTTTTCATTGACACGAGCCTTCATCAGCCGATGTATCTTCTTTTTTGCAACTTGCCAGTCAATGACATCATAGGAAACTCTATCATGGTGCCTCGTTTGCTTGTAGACTTGTTGCGGCCTCCCTCTGAGCGCCTCATCAGTTATTATGAATGTGTGGTCCAAGCGTTCACCACCCACATGTTTGGTACCACGTCTCACACTGTGCTCATGATTATGGCCTTTGACAGATTCATGGCTATCTGCAATCCACTGCGTTATGCTGCCATAATGACCACCAAAATGGTGATTAAGCTGACAGTTGCAGCCTGGGGTGTGGCCTTCATTTTGGTGGGGATTCTGCTCGGTCTGACCATACGGCTCAACCGATGCAAGACTCTGATAACAAACCCCTTCTGTGACAATGCGTCCTTGTTTAAGCTcagctgtgacagtgtgtttaTCAATAATGTCTATGGTCTTACTTTCACTGTAGTCCTGTTCACAGGTTCTATAGGCAGCATGGTTCTCACCTATACTAAGATTACAGTAGTCTGTCTGACCAGTAAGAACAAGTCTTTAAACAGTAAAGCCCTGAGGACCTGCAGCACCCATCTCTTTGTGTACCTAGTTATGTTCTTGTGTGGAAtgctcatcatcatcctgcATCGCTTTCCTCAGTACTCAGACTACAGAAAACTCTCTGCCATTTTGTTCCATATTATTCCTGGTAGCCTGAATCCCATCATTTATGGGGTTCAGTCTAAAGAGATACGAAAATTCCTGTCAAAATTGTTTCAGGTCAGAAAGGgtttgctgtcattttaatgtcaaacatcattcagcagaaatgtctttgtctttgcttttttgcccgaacatttttaagttttcctTTATTGACATTTCTGCTAACAACCTATTACTTACATTATCAAGTAGACATTGATGGatcaaatattaacaaatatgTTGTTAATAGATTCCTGGcctttaaatatgaaaagattTTCACGTTCCTCAACTCATTACAAcgatgaatattttttatttatttattcttgatTTGGGGTCCACTGTATACGCCTGTTGCACCAATTTTTGGTCATGCTATTGTTACTTGTTtagatgcaaaataaaatacacttaaaagGAAGTGAATGAACTCCACTGTTCAGTCAACTTCAAGGCAAATAGATGAGTTTGACACCGTCCTTATTGTCCACATATTTCAGGATTCACGTGGCAATTTTTTTAGAAACAGCAGAGTAGCTGGATTTTGAAagcacccaaaaaaaaaaatccctcctcACTTCAGGCCTCCCTCCAAAGAAActcctcaaacacaaacactgaccacTCAGCCTGAGACACGTGAGCAGCGAATTCACCATTTTTAACAAAGTCTCTTTGCTTTTGTAATCTAATAAATACGTAGATAAACAGCTCTGTTACATGCCACAATCATATACACACAAGCAGTCATTGTAAAAGTACCTCAGTGTGAAAAGACCACCCAGGACTGTTGATTGCTGTGGGTGTTAACTTTGTACTAATGATACTGGGTTAGCTATCACTTCTGCAGCAGCTTGTACTGTGAGAAGAGACTATTGCTGTCAACCTCCTCATATCTTATGCACATGCACTGTTGTGCATCATCTTAGTCATAAAGTCAACAATAAAAATAGGACAGCACCCAGTTAACACTATTGGAGCGGATCAGACTGTCCACAGTCTTACTGAGGTGCATTCACAGTTATCAAATTGATCATATATACATGGCCATCAGAATTATATGATAACAGTgtgtcagaaacacacaagcaatCTCCTAAAATATTCACTGGATAATACATTTAGAGAAGTAAAACCTGTTGAACTCATTTAACCTCCAACACTTGATCATGATAATGCATACTGTGTGGTTGCCAAGCAACAGCTTACCAGTTTGCAGGTGACGaccactgacaaaacaaataaaagtgtgCGTTTTGTCATTGCTGGTGTGAGGCAGTGTGTGTCCCTCAGCAGACACCTCATCATGCACTTCAGTTGCTCTTaatgtgttgtatgttttcCAAAAATAGCAGAAGGTTTGGCAGCATGTTGTGAGCAGAATGTATCTTTTGCCGGGGACGATGCCACAATACCATCTTTCATAAACCTTAACAATAACTCATCTTGACCATTTTTTAAAAGGttgcttcagttttattttttgtatctGCCTTTATTCTTTCACAGGAGGAGGACATGAATgtaattgtgtttgtgctgctcagatgacaaatctttatttaataTTAGAGGAAGCTGTGTGCTCTATAGATTGTAAAGTCTGAGGTTTTtgatatacacaaacacaaaacatttgataATATGTCTTTGCCCGACCACTGTGACTGTTACTGGGAAAAAATGAACTGCCATTGAAGTGAGGAATTTATTTAGTTTGGCAGAAACAGCCCACTTGAATCAAAAAGGATCTTGGAGAATTCAAAGAATTCAGATTAAGAAAACTAAAATTGCTTAATAACATGTCAGTTAAATGTAGAAATATTATTTGGCTGAGAAAACTTGATTAAGATAGTCATAAAGAGTTATAGTGAAATATAACTGGattcaattaaaacaaaagcctTGATTGTTATGCGACAGATGTGATATGGAAAACCAGACTTTCAGGGAGGATATCCTGATCCTGGAGGGGTTAAAGGTCACCTCCCAGTCCTTCATTCTTGCctttctgctgctcctcatAATTTACATCTTCATCATGGTGTCCAACATTGGACTGCTTGTCTTGATTTTCAGGAGCAGGAGTCTCCACCAGCCTATGTATCTGCTCTTCTGCAACATGAGTATTAATGATGTTTTTGGTGCGACGATAATTATCCCTCATATACTCCAAGATCTTTTAATATCAAACTCTGTGCGGTATATCCAATACATCAACTGTGCCATTCAGGCCTTCTGTGTTCATCTCCATGCAAGTGCCTCTCACACTGTGCTTATGATCATGGCCTTTGACCGCTACGTGGCCATCTGCAACCCCCTGCATTATGCCACCATCATGACCAACAGGATGGTAGTAAAGCTGTCGGTGTCTGCCTGGATGATCTCCTTGGTGATGGTGCTGATCCTCGTGGGGCTCAGCATCCGCTTGTCGCGCTGCAGGTGGATTATATTCAACCCATTTTGTGACAACGCCTCCTTGTTCAAGCTGTCCTGTGAAAGTGTCCTCATTAATAACATCTATGGCCTCGGCTACACGGTGGTCCTGCTGGGTTCCTCCATTGGTAGCATTATTCTTACCTACCTGAAaattgctgctgtgtgtgtgctcagcaaGAACAAGGTGGTGAACAGTCGGGCGCTGCAGACCTGCACCACCCATCTGGCCGTGTACATCATCCTGTTGGTGTCTGGCTTCATCATTGTGATCCTGCACCGTTTCCCTCACCTGTCAGACCACAGGAAAGTGGCAGCAGTCCTGGGACATGTTGCCTTACCTGCTCTGAATGCTGTAATCTATGGGCTACAGATTAAAGAGGTCAGGCAAAGGATTATGACTCTGTTCCATAACAATAAAGTAGCTCTAATGGAAGTCAAATGATGTAATTATGACTATATGTGAGGAGTCGATGAACTGATATCTGCATGTTGAAATAACTGCAATACTGTGGTACTGTGTATATCATATTATGGTAATAAATTAAGCTTGCATTGCATTGTTTCACAATCCACCCCTTACTGTAATGTAATGGTAATTTACATAAAATCtgtaaatccatccatccattttctataccacttatctgtcagggtcacgggggtTTGGAGTCAATCCaagctgactacaggtgagaggcggagTTCACCTTGGACTGGTCaacagtcaatcacagggctgacacacaaagacagacaaccacacactcacaccttgaGAGCAGCccattaacctaatgtgcatgtttttggtattgtgggaggaagctggagaacccagagaaaattCACGCacgcacagggagaacatgcaaactccacacagaaagacccagaccaggattcgaatCTGGAACCCTCTAGCTGTGAGGCGGCACCATGCCACCCAAAATCTGTaaatcttcatcttcttcttaGGAAGTAGTTTCAAAGGTTtaattattgtgaaaataagTAGATTAAAATTTATTAAAGAAACCAAGACTGGGCCCTGGCTTCATTCATATTTTGAGAAGATTATATGTAATGTTATTTATATGTTACACAGTAAGTGTGACATGCAGCTCAGTATTACTAAATGTGCTTACATTGAGCCTGATTAGCTTCATATAGTttggtttttattcttttcagtCTCAGCTAAATGTTAGAACTGAAATCCTGCCTTATACTCATGTTGGTGAGTAACAACTCAGATCTTGATAGACATAGTAGTGCATGGGGCCTCCCAAGTGGGCCACCAAAAGGTCCAAACACCAAAATAAGCTTTGCTCTGAGATCATAATTGATTTAATATGTCCCAGAATAACCGGTCAGAAACAGAAGGAAGGCTTCATTCAGCCTCACTGTGAGAAGTTGATGTTCATAAACAGTGTAGTAAAGTTAGGATCCACTGGATCCACTGTGAGCTTTCGGCACCCATGATGAACTTTGGTTattgggaggaagctggagaacccggGGAACacctgcaacaaacacaaagaaggtTTTGTTGGTGCAGACGGGCAGTAGTTACCTGGTGACAAACATGTTAGAACAAACCCCAGAGGGGCCTGTTGTTCAACTTATATAAAATCTCAGCCCACCTTGGCTCTAAATCAACAGAGGTGAGCATGGGACACACACCCTTACACTCTagaaattatgtttgtttgctggGGCAATCACAGGGTCTCAGGCAGTGGTCACTGAAGAAAAGCTTTGTACTTAAACGAAGATCTCGTGACGACCTACAGGTGACCGCATTACACCGGTTTTAGTCTTGTTATATAAGCTCCATATCTGCTTTAGAATTGATTCTAATGTGTTCTGATTACCTTTAAGACCCTTCATAGTTTGGCTTTGAAACTACGCTGATTTTATCAGTGTTATTATATACTtagatatttttgtttaaactaATGTGGACAAAGCATTTGTAGTCAGTACGATTCTTAAAATGCTTTCCTTAtgttttagatattttatatGAACAGGAATAAATGTCTTTTGCTATCAAAAGTTACCCATTTGATTAGAATCTTTATGAATGTTTATTATTTGCTGCATTGTGTGAAACCCATAAATcagcatttgaaaataaaaaccattaAAATTGTGTTATTATAAAATGGTATGTACAGTAGATCAAATGAAATcttgaacaaaaataaaaaactgaaaccagaaaaGTCCTTTATTTCAGAAATACATAGTTTAAAGTAATTATATTTAAAGGCACAATGCAGCACCTTCCTAATAAAACAATGTATAGAATGTACAAAAGATGAATCCTTTCAGTCATCACTAATCACGCCCTCTGCCTGGATGCCCttaatttttcagcattttactttcctgttttgctttgtgtgtcagagttcgccaaatactgacattttgtaTTGATGTGCATTTGTTGACCAGTGAAGAggactcaacaatcaactgtttttttttctacaattgCTTACTggtgcattcacacacagtgactgatggatgtgtgtgcagCGGGTACTTCAATATTCATTGACTAAACAAGTTAATTTGAAGCTACAGTGTTATTTTTTCTCTTATTGTAGCCTTCCCATGTTAACATGACTCTTTTAATTAGTGTTGCAAAATGTCTTATTGTTTGcctagttttatttttaatgttgtttgttcaattcaattcaattttatttatatagcaccttttacaatcaaaattgtctctaggtgctttacagaaatccagagcctgaacccctgagcaagcagacagtggcaaggaaaaactcccttttaacaggaagaaaccctgagcaggacccgactcacaagggagaaccatcctgctgatagtcggctgggtgaaggaggagaagaagaggtagacaggacagagaggatgaaagagagagagagagagagaaacatacatgcaataaacatcatatattacaaaggacaaacatgacagattgttttaattagaatgctgaaaaactatgtattgtatttatttgctttttagctgatatgttgtttaagttaattatactagcactacatagaagaacgacaggCAGATGTTGCGAGCAGACACTGGGTCAGAGGGCTGGTTGCAGGTCAGCATGTAGATCTGGAcggagagatacctgcagaaagatacagagagagagagggttaatttcaagaatttccctccagggattaataaaggaattctgattctgattctaatgtTGTACATCATATTGACATAAATGGCAGAACTTTCATTTCGTGAtgattttttgttgtaattgtttGTAATTGCAgtgggattttattttgaaaggtgctataaCTAATGTTCTGAATGAATAATTCAGCTATCATTTAAACTACTTTTAGatttcaaagacaaacatgcattttgctgtgttttttgctgtttttcaatCTCCAGATGgcaaaaaattatttttaatatgatcAATTATGCATATTAAAAATAGTTTCCACCTCCATTTCAAATTTTTTGCATTGAATGGATAACAGACCTTTTAGCTGCCACTGCAAATCAGTTGGAGAAGCCCAATGTTCCATTGTTAGTGTGGATTACTATATATATCCAGTTATCTTCaaaacagtgttgtttttgtatatCTAGTTTTAAATACCATTTATAAAATTCTCTGTCTCATTAAAATTTTGCTCTATCTCAGGCTTAAATTAACCCTCTGCACTATGGAGAACCACAATTTAAGTACAGATATTCTGCTCCTGGAGGGGTTAAAGGTCAACCCCCAGTCCTCCATTCTCACCTTCatcctcctgctcctcatctACATCTTCATCATGGTGTCCAACATCAGCCTTGTAGTCCTGATCACCAGGGAGAGGAGTCTCCACCAGCCTATGTATCTGCTCTTCTGCAACATGAGTATTAATGATGTTTTTGGGGCCACAGCCATCATTCCTCGGTTGCTGAGTGACATTTTTATTCCCAGCAGTGAGCGGTACATCCACTACATAGATTGTGTTATTCAGGCTTGTTGTGCTCACCTTCATGCAAGTGCCTCTCACACTGTGCTTATGATCATGGCCTTTGACCACCACGTGGCCATCTGCAACCCCCTGCATTATGCCACCATCATGACCAACCAGATGGTAGTAAAGCGTCTGCCTGGATGGTCTCCTTGGTGATGGTGCTGATCCTCGTGGGGCTCAGCATCCGCTTGTCACGCTGCAGGTGGATTATATTCAACCCATTCTGTGACAACGCCTCCTTGTTCAAGCTGTCCTGTGAAAGTGTCCTCATTAATAACATCTATGGCCTCGGCTACAGGGTGGTCCTGCTGGGTTCCTCCATTGGTAGCATTATTCTTACCTACCTGAAaattgctgctgtgtgtgtgctcagcaaGAACAAGGTGGTGAACAGCCGGGCGCTACAGACCTGCACCACCCATCTGGCCGTGTACATCATCCTGGTTGTGTCAGGATCCATCATTGTCATCCTCCATCGCTTCCCTCACTTATCAGATCACAGGAAGTTGGCATCCATCTTGTTGTATGATTTCAGATACCCGGTTGCATTTTTGCAATGTCAGAATTCAAATTCAACCGACTGCACTTGATTCAGAACCTCACTATGATCGCCTGGTGCAATTTTGGTATCGAAATTCAGCCTGAAATCAAAATTGGGGCCTTAAGTGGttgcaaaagaacaaaaggtgAATAGTTCATCAGTTAATCATTCGTTTGGGGCTGATCGGACAAACTTAAATTTTTGTGTCTCTGGCTGAAAAGAGCTCAGGAGGGCACATAGGCAGAAAGGGCAGAATGGGCTGACAGGGTCTCTGAAGCCCCCTGAACCTGTATGGGGACGATGTCTTGAAATCAAGCCCTCATCGGGTAGAGGCGCCCTATCTGGCGAAGCAGACCTGATGGGGTCCCCAAGCTGTCTGGAGCACAAGGGGGTCACCGGGGCAATTTCGGGGGCGTGCCCTTTGATTTTAGGGCTTCGGGAACCATGCTCTTGTGTTCAGGGCAAAAAAGTTTTGGGTGTGTCCAGTggataaaaagaaatgtaaatatat
Encoded here:
- the LOC124071257 gene encoding olfactory receptor 146 — translated: MENYTFNSFTLQLEGLKITEVSMYPIFLFFFVSYLIIILANVGIVVLVFIDTSLHQPMYLLFCNLPVNDIIGNSIMVPRLLVDLLRPPSERLISYYECVVQAFTTHMFGTTSHTVLMIMAFDRFMAICNPLRYAAIMTTKMVIKLTVAAWGVAFILVGILLGLTIRLNRCKTLITNPFCDNASLFKLSCDSVFINNVYGLTFTVVLFTGSIGSMVLTYTKITVVCLTSKNKSLNSKALRTCSTHLFVYLVMFLCGMLIIILHRFPQYSDYRKLSAILFHIIPGSLNPIIYGVQSKEIRKFLSKLFQVRKGLLSF
- the LOC124071251 gene encoding olfactory receptor 52N5-like; translation: MENQTFREDILILEGLKVTSQSFILAFLLLLIIYIFIMVSNIGLLVLIFRSRSLHQPMYLLFCNMSINDVFGATIIIPHILQDLLISNSVRYIQYINCAIQAFCVHLHASASHTVLMIMAFDRYVAICNPLHYATIMTNRMVVKLSVSAWMISLVMVLILVGLSIRLSRCRWIIFNPFCDNASLFKLSCESVLINNIYGLGYTVVLLGSSIGSIILTYLKIAAVCVLSKNKVVNSRALQTCTTHLAVYIILLVSGFIIVILHRFPHLSDHRKVAAVLGHVALPALNAVIYGLQIKEVRQRIMTLFHNNKVALMEVK